In Rutidosis leptorrhynchoides isolate AG116_Rl617_1_P2 chromosome 2, CSIRO_AGI_Rlap_v1, whole genome shotgun sequence, one genomic interval encodes:
- the LOC139891634 gene encoding uncharacterized protein, translating to MRGITALSHARNTFNSICPVKTSWVATVTPKKVNDDNFAKEKMKKVEVDPIVTFSKPPPVPPVLGPLVLLSLWETWSTSDDK from the exons ATGCGTGGAATAACTGCATTATCACACGCTAGGAATACGTTTAATAGCATTTGTCCTGTGAAAACGTCATGGG TGGCTACAGTGACCCCAAAGAAGGTAAATGATGATAATTTTGCTAAAGAAAAGATGAAAAAGGTGGAGGTTGATCCTATCGTTACTTTTAGTAAACCACCACCAGTTCCACCGGTTCTCGGACCACTTGTTCTTCTATCATTGTGGGAAACATGGTCAACAAGCGATGATAAATGA
- the LOC139891635 gene encoding brassinosteroid-responsive RING protein 1-like gives MGFPLGYADLSLPTLIIHILTLLNFIRRLISTILHFIGIEYLNDIESPPDPTQPDPLTDNMQSFSAVLLRELLPVLKFSELVDPPESCVVCLYDFEAGDEIRGLTNCSHVFHRCCIDRWMDHDRKTCPLCRTPFIPEDLQHSINERLWADSGIAEYYDDSTLFATS, from the coding sequence atgggCTTCCCACTTGGATACGCAGATTTATCCCTACCAACACTCATAATCCACATACTAACACTTCTTAATTTCATCCGTAGACTCATTTCCACCATTCTTCATTTCATCGGTATCGAATACCTCAACGATATCGAATCACCACCCGACCCGACTCAACCCGACCCGTTAACAGACAATATGCAATCCTTCTCAGCTGTTCTTTTACGTGAACTACTTCCTGTCCTTAAATTTTCTGAACTTGTGGACCCACCAGAGAGTTGTGTGGTTTGTTTGTATGATTTTGAAGCTGGTGATGAGATTCGAGGGTTGACTAATTGTAGTCATGTTTTTCATCGGTGTTGTATTGACCGTTGGATGGATCATGATCGGAAAACATGTCCGCTTTGTCGGACTCCGTTTATTCCGGAAGATTTGCAACATTCGATTAATGAAAGATTGTGGGCCGATTCGGGTATTGCTGAATACTATGATGATTCAACACTCTTTGCTACCTCATAA